One Peribacillus simplex NBRC 15720 = DSM 1321 genomic region harbors:
- a CDS encoding SH3 domain-containing protein, with translation MKKLIIPTFCFAVLSTVAFEEKISAAPLHAEQANIEDVMFVDVNSGSLNMRKTGAEGASIVAKLANGTQVTVYSESKGWAKIKANGKDGYVSTKYLSATKPGTLTKAAVTIKTTTKYVNLSTGSLKMRKSGSDSAGIVAKLTRGTQVAVYSDSKGWAKIKTNGKEGYVSTKYLSATKPGTVTKATATVKTTTKYVNLSTGSLNMRKSGSDSAGLIAKLTRGTQVTVYSESKGWAKIKANGKEGYVSTKYLSATKPGTVTKAAATVKTTTKYVNVSTGSLNMRKSGKATASIVAILSKGTKVTVYLESKGWAKIKANGKDGYVSTKYLSAAKPGSGSTAATPEKTTTKYVNVSSGTLNMRKSGSESASLVARLSKGTKVTVYSESKGWAKVKANGKDGHVSAKYLSITKPGTETKPSIPEKTTTKYVNGSSGTLNMRKSGSESASIVAKLSKGTEVTVYSESKGWAKIKANGKDGYVSTAYLSTTKPVTDSKPSIPEKTTTKYVNVSSGSLNMRNKPSDSASVIVKLARGVEVEVISESNGWSKVKAYGGEGYVSTQYLSATKPGSLPGLNPDKEENTVVKYVNVNDGSSLNMRSAASASASIIAKLINNTAVTVYSESNGWSRVTANGKTGYVSSQYLTVKAPEGPGSSNGSIIRIDKEYNLSMEKMVEIQMAVNGQTDKKYKTYIREDGLTLINSTKGTVKGTGWRVRGGAGSNYWVVGPVSNNQSMNIKSKVKGSDGYYWYEVDYNKTWVNANPEDIEYNLNPINFVNDPIDSFQFVKLSQVTSMNVSEVNNRILSGKGILQGQAATFTAAGEKYGVNEIYLISHALLETGNGTSPLATGVKVSGKTVYNMYGVGAFDGTAVSSGAQYAYNAGWFTPEAAIIGGAEFIAKGYISAGQDTLYKMRWNPTAAEKYGYASHQYATDIGWATKQVKQIYNLYSLLDSYKLTIEVPKYK, from the coding sequence GTGAAGAAATTAATTATACCAACTTTCTGTTTTGCAGTGTTGTCTACAGTTGCTTTCGAAGAAAAAATATCTGCAGCTCCACTACATGCTGAACAGGCCAATATTGAAGACGTCATGTTTGTAGATGTGAATTCCGGTTCGCTCAATATGAGAAAAACCGGGGCGGAAGGTGCAAGCATAGTTGCAAAGCTGGCAAATGGCACACAGGTAACGGTGTATTCGGAATCTAAAGGCTGGGCGAAGATCAAAGCCAACGGAAAAGATGGATATGTTAGTACCAAGTATTTATCGGCAACAAAGCCAGGGACTTTAACGAAAGCTGCAGTAACCATTAAAACGACAACGAAATATGTGAATTTGAGCACAGGTTCACTAAAAATGCGAAAAAGCGGCAGTGATAGTGCCGGCATAGTCGCGAAGCTGACAAGGGGCACACAGGTGGCGGTGTATTCGGATTCCAAAGGCTGGGCGAAGATCAAAACCAATGGAAAAGAAGGATATGTCAGTACCAAGTATCTATCGGCAACGAAGCCAGGAACGGTAACCAAAGCTACGGCGACCGTTAAAACGACAACGAAATATGTGAATTTGAGCACAGGTTCACTTAATATGCGAAAAAGCGGTAGTGATAGTGCCGGCCTGATCGCGAAGCTGACAAGAGGCACACAGGTAACGGTGTATTCGGAATCGAAAGGCTGGGCGAAAATCAAAGCTAATGGAAAAGAAGGATATGTCAGTACCAAGTATCTATCGGCAACGAAGCCAGGAACGGTAACCAAAGCTGCGGCAACGGTTAAAACGACAACAAAATATGTGAATGTCAGTACGGGTTCACTTAATATGCGAAAAAGTGGAAAAGCTACCGCAAGCATTGTGGCAATACTTTCAAAAGGAACGAAAGTGACGGTTTATTTGGAATCGAAAGGCTGGGCGAAAATCAAAGCCAATGGAAAGGACGGATATGTCAGCACCAAATATCTGTCTGCTGCAAAGCCAGGATCGGGATCAACGGCAGCCACACCTGAAAAAACGACGACAAAATATGTAAACGTAAGCTCTGGAACGCTCAATATGAGAAAAAGCGGATCGGAAAGCGCGAGCTTGGTCGCGAGGCTTTCAAAAGGAACGAAAGTGACGGTCTATTCGGAATCCAAAGGCTGGGCCAAAGTCAAAGCAAATGGAAAAGACGGCCATGTCAGTGCCAAATATCTATCGATAACAAAACCAGGAACGGAAACGAAGCCTTCCATACCTGAAAAAACGACGACGAAATATGTAAACGGAAGCTCTGGAACGCTCAATATGAGAAAAAGCGGGTCGGAAAGCGCGAGCATAGTCGCAAAGCTGTCAAAAGGAACGGAAGTGACGGTGTATTCGGAATCCAAAGGTTGGGCGAAGATCAAGGCCAATGGGAAGGATGGATATGTCAGTACTGCCTATCTTTCAACGACAAAGCCTGTAACGGATTCCAAACCATCCATACCTGAAAAAACGACGACTAAATATGTAAATGTCAGCTCGGGTTCTCTGAATATGCGGAATAAGCCGTCAGATAGTGCTTCCGTCATTGTGAAATTGGCAAGGGGTGTAGAGGTAGAAGTCATCTCGGAATCAAATGGCTGGTCAAAAGTTAAAGCGTATGGCGGAGAAGGTTATGTCAGTACGCAATATCTATCAGCAACGAAGCCTGGTTCTTTACCGGGGCTGAATCCGGACAAAGAAGAAAACACGGTAGTTAAATATGTAAATGTGAATGATGGCTCCAGTCTGAATATGCGGTCTGCTGCATCAGCTTCCGCTTCAATTATAGCCAAGCTTATAAACAATACGGCCGTAACGGTGTATTCAGAGTCTAATGGCTGGTCAAGAGTCACGGCCAATGGAAAAACGGGATATGTAAGTTCACAATATTTAACGGTCAAAGCACCGGAAGGTCCAGGAAGTTCGAATGGATCGATAATCAGGATTGATAAAGAGTATAATCTTTCGATGGAAAAAATGGTTGAAATTCAAATGGCCGTAAATGGGCAAACGGATAAAAAGTATAAAACCTACATACGTGAAGATGGGCTAACTTTAATCAATTCAACAAAAGGTACGGTAAAAGGAACCGGATGGCGTGTCAGGGGCGGAGCTGGATCTAATTATTGGGTAGTCGGTCCAGTCAGCAATAATCAATCTATGAATATTAAATCAAAAGTAAAGGGCTCTGACGGATACTATTGGTATGAGGTGGACTATAACAAGACATGGGTAAATGCCAATCCGGAAGATATAGAATATAATCTCAACCCAATTAATTTTGTGAATGATCCAATCGATTCATTTCAATTCGTCAAGCTCTCCCAAGTCACCAGTATGAACGTTTCTGAAGTGAATAATAGAATCCTTTCAGGTAAGGGAATTTTACAAGGCCAAGCTGCAACCTTCACTGCGGCAGGGGAAAAATATGGGGTCAATGAAATCTACCTGATTTCACATGCTTTGCTGGAGACCGGGAATGGCACTTCTCCGTTAGCGACTGGCGTAAAGGTGAGCGGGAAAACGGTCTATAATATGTATGGAGTGGGAGCCTTTGACGGAACGGCGGTAAGCAGCGGTGCTCAATACGCCTATAATGCAGGCTGGTTCACTCCGGAAGCGGCCATCATAGGCGGTGCCGAATTCATCGCCAAAGGATATATCTCTGCTGGACAGGACACGCTTTACAAAATGAGATGGAATCCTACAGCTGCAGAGAAATATGGATATGCTTCACACCAGTATGCAACTGATATTGGCTGGGCAACAAAACAAGTGAAACAGATTTATAATTTGTATAGTTTATTAGATTCCTATAAATTGACGATTGAAGTTCCTAAGTACAAATAA
- a CDS encoding Rrf2 family transcriptional regulator, giving the protein MSISTRFSVGIHILSLLEINKEGVNTSDFIAKSVNTNPALIRKITGMLKNAGLVNVRPGIAGATLAKSLSDITLLDVYQAVNVVSDKELFGIHENPNPACTVGRNIQDTIEPIFSVAELALEKALGVVTIEDVVRGILEKDKTK; this is encoded by the coding sequence ATGTCCATCAGTACCCGCTTTTCCGTAGGAATCCATATATTATCTCTTTTAGAAATAAACAAAGAAGGCGTTAACACTTCTGATTTTATAGCAAAAAGTGTAAACACGAACCCAGCCTTAATTAGAAAAATCACCGGCATGCTGAAGAATGCAGGTTTAGTGAACGTTCGGCCGGGTATCGCCGGAGCGACATTGGCCAAGAGCTTATCGGATATTACTTTGCTCGATGTTTATCAGGCTGTTAATGTTGTCTCCGATAAAGAATTATTTGGAATCCATGAAAATCCTAATCCAGCATGCACTGTTGGAAGAAATATACAAGATACAATAGAACCCATCTTTTCAGTTGCTGAACTTGCCTTGGAAAAGGCATTGGGAGTGGTAACGATCGAAGATGTCGTTAGGGGTATTCTGGAAAAGGATAAAACTAAATAG
- a CDS encoding DsbA family protein, producing MANKKKGNQKQSSAFTFWIIGLIAVIIIGFIFLANGKDEDTAVNEIDYKSQPYLGEKSAPVQIVEFGDYKCPVCKTFEEQFFPSIQSELIDTGKAQFYFMNYSFINVDSTRSAKFAESVYQELGNDTFWKFHELLYDKQPADLKYEKEDVFTDKFLEETLKEIANDKDVKKVVSSFKADKSEDQWNKDMELADELGVSGTPSLFVDGKKFEGNTIDDLVKMVDDAAKEK from the coding sequence ATGGCTAATAAAAAAAAGGGTAATCAAAAACAATCTTCTGCATTCACGTTTTGGATCATAGGCTTAATCGCTGTAATCATTATTGGCTTTATATTTTTGGCAAATGGGAAAGACGAAGATACAGCCGTTAATGAAATCGATTATAAATCACAGCCTTATTTGGGAGAAAAATCGGCTCCTGTCCAAATAGTGGAATTTGGTGATTATAAATGTCCAGTCTGCAAGACATTCGAGGAACAATTCTTTCCTTCTATACAAAGTGAATTGATTGATACAGGAAAAGCGCAATTTTATTTCATGAATTATTCGTTCATTAACGTCGATTCAACCAGATCCGCTAAATTTGCGGAAAGCGTTTATCAGGAATTGGGAAATGATACCTTTTGGAAGTTTCATGAGCTGTTGTACGATAAGCAGCCAGCTGACCTGAAATATGAAAAGGAAGATGTCTTTACGGACAAATTCTTAGAAGAAACATTGAAAGAAATCGCAAATGACAAAGATGTGAAAAAGGTCGTTTCCTCTTTTAAAGCCGATAAGTCCGAGGACCAATGGAACAAGGATATGGAGTTGGCCGACGAATTGGGCGTTTCGGGAACTCCTTCCTTATTTGTCGATGGCAAGAAGTTTGAAGGAAATACAATTGATGATTTAGTGAAAATGGTTGATGATGCAGCGAAGGAGAAATAG
- a CDS encoding disulfide oxidoreductase → MNKPLLFSWLLSIMATAGSLYFSEILHYVPCTFCWYQRILMYPLVILLGRAFYEQDLKIYRYILPLSILGMLVSGYHYCLQKIPALQHFEMCQSGIPCSGEYINWLGFITIPFLAFIAFTLITICMGLLMKKKINM, encoded by the coding sequence ATGAACAAGCCACTATTATTTTCTTGGCTCCTGTCCATCATGGCCACTGCTGGAAGTCTCTACTTTAGTGAGATTCTCCATTATGTACCCTGTACCTTTTGTTGGTATCAAAGGATCTTGATGTACCCGCTCGTTATTTTATTGGGCCGGGCCTTTTATGAGCAAGACCTGAAAATTTATCGATACATCCTCCCATTATCGATTCTGGGCATGTTGGTGTCAGGGTATCACTATTGTCTGCAAAAAATTCCAGCCCTACAGCATTTCGAAATGTGCCAAAGCGGTATTCCCTGCTCAGGTGAGTATATAAACTGGCTAGGATTCATCACGATCCCGTTTTTGGCCTTTATCGCTTTTACTCTCATCACTATCTGCATGGGACTGCTAATGAAAAAGAAAATCAACATGTAA
- a CDS encoding NAD(P)-dependent oxidoreductase — MKIGIIGASGKAGSLILKEALTRGHEVTAIVRDEAKVQIQGASVLERDVFDLKAEDIKEFDVVVNAFGAAPGKEHLHVEAGRILIEAMKGAPQTKLIVVGGAGSLFVDEAKTIRVLDTPEFPKEYYATAFNQSKNLGDLQNATGIQWTFISPSAFFDPQGNRTGGYKLGKDNILVNSKGESYVSYADFALAVLDEIENPQHINQRFTVVAEAE, encoded by the coding sequence ATGAAAATCGGTATTATTGGTGCGAGCGGAAAAGCTGGAAGTCTGATTTTGAAGGAAGCATTGACTAGGGGACATGAAGTTACGGCTATTGTCAGGGATGAAGCTAAAGTCCAAATTCAAGGAGCATCCGTACTGGAAAGAGACGTATTCGATCTGAAAGCAGAAGATATTAAAGAATTTGATGTGGTAGTGAATGCCTTTGGCGCTGCTCCAGGGAAAGAACATCTGCATGTCGAGGCAGGAAGAATTTTGATTGAGGCAATGAAAGGGGCTCCTCAAACTAAACTGATTGTTGTTGGCGGAGCTGGAAGCCTTTTCGTTGACGAGGCAAAAACGATCCGTGTACTGGATACGCCTGAGTTCCCTAAAGAATACTATGCAACAGCCTTTAATCAATCCAAGAACCTTGGAGATCTACAAAATGCAACTGGCATCCAATGGACGTTCATCAGTCCTTCCGCCTTCTTTGATCCGCAAGGAAATAGAACAGGCGGGTATAAACTGGGTAAAGACAACATTCTTGTAAACTCAAAGGGTGAAAGCTATGTAAGTTATGCCGATTTTGCCCTTGCAGTACTTGATGAAATTGAAAATCCGCAGCACATCAACCAACGCTTTACCGTTGTTGCCGAGGCTGAATAA
- a CDS encoding phospho-sugar mutase produces MDWKCSYDSWVNFEALDNEMKSLLNEMQDNEKNIEDAFYKNLEFGTGGMRGEIGAGTNRMNLYTVRKATLGLAHYLQSMGDEAKRRGVAIAYDSRFKSPEFALEAAKTLATEGIKAYLFDELRPTPELSFAVRELNAYAGIVITASHNPPEYNGYKVYGPDGAQLPPATADKVIEFVNAIENELAISVKDEETLKEQGLIEIVGEEIDAAYNDKLLTVPENKDLSEEVDVTVVFTPLHGTANKSVRRALQDLGYDKVHVVKEQELPDPNFSTVQSPNPEEHAAFEMAIELGNEVSADLLIATDPDADRLGIAVKNKDGEYVVLTGNQTGALILDYLLKEKKAKGTLPPNGVVLKTIVTSEIGRRIAKEYGLGTVDVLTGFKFIAEKINEYEESGKHTFLFGYEESYGYLIKDFARDKDAIQAAVLAVEVCAHYKKQGMDLYEGLLTIFEKYGYYLEGLQSMTLKGIEGAGQIQGILNQFREAPPKQIAGKAVTIQEDYQSGVKLTVGTNKEEVIDLPKSNVIKYFLEDGTWVCLRPSGTEPKIKFYFGIQGETMEEAELKLNQVMNAFMENINEMINSAN; encoded by the coding sequence ATGGATTGGAAATGTTCTTATGACTCATGGGTGAATTTCGAAGCCCTTGATAATGAAATGAAATCATTACTTAACGAGATGCAAGATAATGAAAAAAATATAGAAGATGCGTTTTATAAGAACTTGGAATTCGGCACAGGCGGTATGCGCGGGGAAATTGGGGCAGGTACCAATCGGATGAATCTATATACAGTCCGTAAAGCAACATTGGGATTAGCCCATTATCTGCAATCCATGGGTGATGAAGCAAAACGCAGAGGTGTCGCGATTGCCTACGATTCACGTTTTAAATCGCCTGAATTTGCCTTGGAAGCAGCCAAAACCCTGGCCACAGAAGGAATCAAGGCTTATCTATTCGATGAGTTAAGACCAACGCCGGAGTTATCCTTTGCCGTTCGTGAACTGAATGCCTATGCGGGGATCGTAATCACAGCAAGTCATAATCCCCCTGAATATAATGGCTATAAAGTGTACGGGCCAGATGGTGCACAGCTTCCTCCGGCAACGGCTGATAAAGTGATTGAATTCGTGAATGCGATTGAAAACGAACTTGCCATTTCGGTAAAAGATGAAGAGACATTGAAGGAGCAAGGCCTCATCGAGATTGTTGGTGAGGAAATCGATGCCGCTTATAATGATAAATTGCTTACTGTGCCCGAAAACAAAGATCTAAGTGAAGAAGTTGATGTGACGGTAGTATTCACACCTCTTCATGGCACGGCAAATAAGTCTGTCAGACGGGCTTTACAAGATCTGGGATACGACAAGGTACATGTTGTAAAAGAGCAGGAATTGCCTGATCCCAATTTTTCGACAGTTCAATCCCCGAACCCGGAAGAGCATGCAGCATTTGAAATGGCCATTGAATTAGGAAATGAGGTATCGGCAGACCTGTTGATCGCAACAGATCCGGATGCAGACCGACTCGGTATCGCCGTTAAAAATAAAGATGGCGAATATGTGGTGCTAACTGGTAATCAGACAGGTGCACTAATATTGGATTATCTTTTAAAAGAAAAGAAAGCGAAAGGCACTTTACCTCCCAACGGAGTTGTCTTAAAAACGATAGTAACTTCTGAAATCGGGCGCAGGATCGCAAAGGAATATGGTTTAGGGACCGTTGATGTATTGACGGGTTTTAAATTCATCGCTGAAAAGATCAATGAATATGAGGAAAGCGGTAAGCACACGTTCTTATTTGGATATGAAGAAAGTTATGGCTATTTAATCAAGGATTTTGCCCGTGATAAAGATGCGATCCAAGCGGCCGTTCTTGCGGTGGAGGTTTGTGCCCACTATAAAAAACAGGGCATGGACCTATATGAAGGATTGCTTACCATCTTTGAAAAGTACGGATATTATCTGGAGGGACTTCAGTCAATGACCTTAAAGGGGATTGAAGGCGCCGGGCAGATTCAAGGAATACTGAATCAGTTCCGTGAGGCTCCTCCAAAACAAATTGCGGGAAAAGCTGTAACGATCCAGGAGGATTATCAAAGCGGTGTGAAGCTGACGGTGGGCACCAATAAGGAAGAAGTCATTGATTTACCTAAATCAAATGTAATTAAATACTTCCTTGAAGATGGCACATGGGTATGCTTGCGGCCATCTGGTACAGAACCTAAAATCAAATTCTATTTCGGTATCCAAGGTGAAACGATGGAAGAAGCCGAGCTGAAATTGAATCAGGTCATGAATGCTTTCATGGAAAATATTAATGAGATGATCAATAGCGCTAATTAG
- the galU gene encoding UTP--glucose-1-phosphate uridylyltransferase GalU, with translation MKKVKKAIIPAAGLGTRFLPATKAMPKEMLPIVDKPTIQYIIEEAVRAGIEDIIIVTGKNKRAIEDHFDNAYELENNLRDKGKFDLLEKVQYPSNLANIHYIRQKEPRGLGHAVWCARNFIGDEPFAVLLGDDIVESDVPSLRQLINEYDATGSSIIGVQPVNENETHRYGIIDPLMQEGRRYEVNRFVEKPKQGTAPSNLAIMGRYILTPEIFDFLAKQETGAGGEIQLTDAIQKLNDIQKVFAYDFEGKRYDVGVVDGFVKTTIEFALQHPDLRDDIIKVMENILELHKTVDK, from the coding sequence ATGAAAAAAGTTAAAAAGGCCATTATACCTGCAGCGGGATTGGGAACTAGATTTTTGCCCGCAACGAAGGCAATGCCTAAAGAAATGCTGCCAATAGTGGACAAACCAACTATTCAATATATTATAGAAGAAGCCGTGAGAGCGGGAATTGAAGATATAATCATTGTCACAGGAAAGAATAAACGAGCGATAGAAGATCATTTTGATAATGCATACGAACTAGAGAATAACTTGAGGGATAAAGGGAAATTCGATTTATTGGAGAAGGTGCAATACCCATCCAATTTAGCTAATATCCACTACATTAGGCAAAAAGAACCGAGAGGCCTCGGACATGCTGTTTGGTGTGCACGTAACTTTATTGGTGATGAGCCTTTTGCTGTCCTTTTAGGCGATGATATCGTAGAAAGCGATGTGCCCTCCCTACGCCAATTAATCAACGAATATGATGCGACAGGTTCGTCCATAATTGGAGTGCAGCCGGTAAATGAGAACGAAACACATAGATACGGCATTATTGACCCGCTTATGCAAGAAGGCAGAAGATACGAAGTGAACCGTTTCGTTGAAAAACCAAAGCAAGGAACGGCACCATCCAATTTAGCCATCATGGGAAGGTACATACTGACCCCGGAAATATTCGATTTCCTAGCCAAGCAGGAAACAGGGGCTGGCGGTGAAATCCAGTTAACGGATGCCATCCAAAAACTGAATGATATCCAAAAAGTCTTCGCTTACGATTTTGAAGGAAAACGCTATGACGTCGGTGTTGTCGATGGCTTTGTGAAAACGACAATTGAATTTGCCCTGCAACATCCAGATTTAAGAGACGACATTATAAAAGTAATGGAAAATATCCTCGAACTGCACAAGACAGTGGACAAATAA